One segment of Sandaracinaceae bacterium DNA contains the following:
- a CDS encoding helix-turn-helix domain-containing protein produces the protein MSLGPCFHVALLRAPLGALAASGVTLPTTGLLAEVARGEGPDRVPLAVGYDAWRALEETVGRDVGVRAALATDQGAIDLADYLVGACRNLEDAIDILREHHRLFHDLAYFRVQRRGETTSLVVGHEGPVTPPASMVEWALLTWVFVLRGLMPSVSFLEAHCQHRAPKDQEALFANVPLRFRFEQAENELLIPDAHVSAPNPRADDRLRGLLLAQASRMVAELPPLEVSVVDRVRHELLRRLPTGAPEADDIARALRLSPRTLRRRLEAEGVAFSDVLDAVRRDEALRLVRDTTLSFDDISFRLGFSQTTSFHRAFRRWTGATASALRG, from the coding sequence GTGTCGCTCGGCCCGTGCTTCCACGTTGCATTGCTGCGCGCTCCGCTAGGGGCGCTCGCGGCAAGCGGAGTCACGCTGCCCACCACGGGCTTGCTGGCCGAGGTGGCGCGCGGCGAGGGGCCCGACCGCGTGCCGCTGGCCGTGGGCTACGACGCCTGGCGTGCGCTCGAAGAGACGGTGGGCCGCGACGTGGGCGTGCGCGCCGCGCTCGCCACGGATCAGGGCGCCATCGATCTCGCGGACTACTTGGTGGGCGCGTGCCGCAACCTGGAAGACGCCATCGACATCCTGCGGGAGCACCACCGCCTGTTCCACGACCTGGCGTACTTCCGGGTGCAGCGTCGCGGCGAGACCACCAGCCTCGTCGTGGGCCACGAGGGCCCGGTGACGCCGCCCGCGTCCATGGTCGAGTGGGCCCTGCTCACGTGGGTGTTCGTGCTGCGCGGGCTGATGCCGAGCGTCTCGTTCCTGGAGGCCCACTGCCAGCACCGCGCGCCCAAGGACCAGGAAGCGCTGTTCGCGAACGTGCCGCTGCGCTTTCGCTTCGAGCAGGCCGAGAACGAGCTGCTGATCCCCGACGCCCACGTGAGCGCCCCCAACCCGCGCGCCGACGACCGCTTGCGCGGGCTGCTGCTGGCGCAGGCGTCGCGTATGGTGGCGGAGCTGCCGCCACTCGAGGTGAGCGTGGTGGACCGCGTGCGCCACGAGCTGCTGCGCCGCCTCCCGACCGGCGCGCCCGAGGCCGACGACATCGCCCGCGCGCTGCGCCTGAGCCCGCGCACGCTGCGGCGTCGCCTCGAAGCGGAGGGCGTGGCGTTCTCCGACGTGCTGGACGCCGTGCGGCGCGACGAAGCGCTGCGCTTGGTGCGCGACACCACCCTGAGCTTCGACGACATAAGCTTTCGGCTGGGGTTCTCGCAGACCACCAGCTTCCACCGTGCGTTCCGCCGCTGGACGGGGGCCACGGCCAGCGCGCTGCGCGGTTGA
- the hemG gene encoding protoporphyrinogen oxidase produces MSVVVVGGGLGGLAVAHRLLRDDPSRDVTLLEASDRLGGLVTTECTGGFVIERGPESMITTKPAGLALANELGLGPRLLRTRSGASGAYVVTRGRLERIPDGFSILAPTDFAALLRSPILSPAGKLRALADRVIPAHVREDDSLASFVRRRYGAEVLERLAQPLAAGIYGADPEVLSLRATMPRFLDAEQPGGVTRTLAQAAQASGEVSSGARYGLFVSLPRGMQELTDTLAAQVAPRVRLGARVTSLVPDAGGYAVTWEQDGRTESTRAAHVVLALPSPQVARLVSPFAPALATELGALALGSAAAVTMAFRQSDLPRPLDAYGFVVPAVERRSVMACTYSSAKWDGRAPDDAALLRVFFGGNSQPTIHLESDDRLLAFARAALRELVGIHASPGLVRVDRYVNAMPRYHVGHLQRVTRIEGHVAAQPGLSLVGGAYRGVGMPDVVASAEAAVRLALGHIGTPD; encoded by the coding sequence ATGAGCGTGGTGGTCGTCGGGGGTGGGCTGGGCGGCCTTGCGGTTGCGCACCGGCTGCTGCGCGACGACCCTTCGCGAGACGTGACGCTGCTCGAGGCGAGCGACCGGTTGGGCGGCCTGGTCACCACCGAGTGCACGGGCGGCTTCGTCATCGAGCGCGGCCCGGAGTCCATGATCACCACCAAGCCCGCGGGCCTGGCGCTGGCCAACGAGCTGGGCCTCGGGCCACGCCTGCTGCGCACCCGCAGTGGGGCCAGCGGCGCCTATGTGGTCACGCGCGGGCGGCTCGAGCGCATCCCGGATGGGTTCTCCATCCTGGCGCCCACGGACTTCGCGGCGCTGCTGCGCTCACCCATCCTGAGCCCGGCCGGCAAGCTGCGGGCCCTCGCCGACCGCGTCATCCCCGCGCACGTGCGCGAAGACGACAGCCTGGCCAGCTTCGTGCGCCGGCGCTACGGCGCGGAGGTGCTGGAGCGCCTGGCCCAGCCGCTGGCGGCCGGCATCTACGGCGCCGATCCGGAGGTGCTGAGCCTGCGCGCCACCATGCCGCGCTTCCTGGACGCCGAGCAGCCGGGGGGCGTCACGCGCACTCTGGCGCAGGCGGCGCAGGCCAGCGGCGAGGTGTCCTCGGGCGCGCGCTACGGACTGTTCGTCAGCCTGCCGCGTGGCATGCAAGAGCTGACCGACACGCTCGCCGCGCAGGTGGCTCCGCGCGTGCGGCTCGGGGCGCGGGTCACGTCACTGGTGCCCGACGCCGGCGGCTACGCGGTGACCTGGGAGCAAGACGGACGCACCGAGAGCACGCGCGCGGCCCACGTGGTGCTCGCGCTGCCCTCGCCCCAGGTGGCGCGCCTGGTGAGCCCCTTCGCCCCTGCGCTGGCCACCGAGCTGGGTGCGCTGGCGCTGGGGTCGGCCGCTGCCGTGACCATGGCGTTCCGGCAGAGCGACCTGCCGCGTCCGCTCGACGCCTACGGCTTCGTGGTGCCCGCCGTCGAGCGCCGCAGCGTGATGGCCTGCACCTACTCGAGCGCCAAGTGGGACGGCCGCGCGCCGGACGACGCCGCACTGCTGCGCGTGTTCTTCGGCGGCAACAGCCAGCCCACCATCCACCTGGAGTCCGACGACCGCCTGCTGGCGTTCGCGCGGGCGGCGCTGCGTGAGCTGGTGGGGATCCACGCGAGCCCGGGGCTGGTGCGCGTGGACCGCTACGTGAACGCGATGCCGCGCTACCACGTGGGTCATCTGCAGCGGGTGACGCGCATCGAGGGGCACGTCGCGGCGCAGCCGGGGTTGAGCTTGGTAGGCGGGGCGTATCGTGGGGTGGGCATGCCGGACGTGGTGGCGTCGGCTGAGGCTGCTGTGCGGCTTGCTTTAGGGCACATTGGCACCCCGGACTGA
- a CDS encoding haloalkane dehalogenase: MEFLRTPAHRFLNLPDYPFAPHHVQVGSPALRMHYVDEGPRNGPVVLMMHGEPSWSYLYRHMIPVCVKAGQRVIAPDLIGFGKSDKPTRITDYTYARHVAWVRDLIVQLNLRDITLVCQDWGSLIGLRLAAENEERFARIALSNGMLPTGEQHFPAAFKMWRTFARVSPWFPISGILAVGTRRTLTTRERAAYDAPFPTAKHQAGARAFPALVPSSLADPASAANIAAWEVLKRWEKPFLLAFSNGDPITRGGDGYVSERVPGTKGQPHVTLRGGHFVQEDSPVEFATAVNELIARAAR, from the coding sequence ATGGAGTTCCTCCGCACCCCCGCGCACCGCTTCCTGAACCTGCCGGACTACCCGTTCGCACCGCACCACGTGCAGGTGGGGAGCCCCGCGCTGCGCATGCACTACGTGGACGAGGGGCCACGCAACGGTCCCGTCGTGCTCATGATGCACGGCGAGCCCTCGTGGTCCTACCTGTACCGCCACATGATCCCCGTGTGCGTGAAGGCCGGGCAGCGGGTCATCGCGCCGGACCTGATCGGCTTCGGCAAGTCCGACAAGCCCACGCGCATCACGGACTACACCTATGCGCGGCACGTGGCCTGGGTGCGTGACCTGATCGTGCAGCTGAACCTGCGGGACATCACGCTGGTGTGCCAGGACTGGGGCTCGCTGATTGGCCTGCGCCTCGCGGCCGAGAACGAGGAGCGCTTCGCCCGCATCGCGCTCAGCAACGGCATGCTGCCCACGGGCGAGCAGCACTTTCCGGCCGCCTTCAAGATGTGGCGCACGTTCGCGCGGGTGAGCCCGTGGTTCCCCATCAGCGGCATCTTGGCGGTGGGCACGCGCCGCACGCTGACCACGCGCGAGCGCGCCGCCTACGACGCGCCCTTTCCGACCGCCAAGCACCAGGCCGGCGCGCGCGCGTTCCCCGCGCTGGTGCCTTCCAGCCTGGCCGACCCCGCCAGCGCCGCGAACATCGCCGCGTGGGAGGTGCTGAAGCGCTGGGAGAAGCCCTTCCTGCTGGCGTTCAGCAACGGCGACCCGATTACCCGGGGCGGCGATGGCTACGTGAGCGAGCGCGTGCCCGGCACCAAGGGCCAGCCGCACGTGACCCTGCGTGGCGGGCACTTCGTGCAGGAGGACTCGCCCGTCGAGTTCGCCACGGCGGTCAACGAGCTGATCGCACGGGCCGCCCGATGA
- a CDS encoding cytochrome P450 has product MNMPRHHRHALLPAGPRANRLRQLQMLTDDPHAFVRDFYAEFGPIFTVQVMSEPWVVLGDAELVREIFRGTADDFHSDADGIKFLLGAEALIFMNGDAHRAERKMLQPSFKKNRVDEYAAGMWRNAHDAVGALEPGSEILAQHFFADITLETIIECVFGVTDPDRAARLHELFGFTMRTMQRPAIGVLSMTVGGARVRAAIKAGTQLSRARYGTPRKAARTLLGQLFDARRELLDILRIELEAARKTAPGERVDVLAELVHSRYDDGRAMSDEAILDELNMLLIGGHDTSATTMSWAMYYLAQHPEVTQRVRDELEAAFGDGPVDPAQTHRLTYLQAVIDEVSRLRPVANIMSRRLTRTRTWVATTCRRAPWCCRAPPSCTTARTSGRTPSASTLHASWGRGTRRSTSSRSAAAHGPALAGRSRPPRCASCWPS; this is encoded by the coding sequence ATGAACATGCCGCGCCACCACCGCCACGCTCTCCTGCCCGCCGGCCCTCGGGCGAACCGGCTGCGCCAGCTGCAGATGCTCACCGACGATCCGCACGCCTTCGTGCGCGACTTCTACGCCGAGTTCGGGCCCATCTTCACCGTGCAGGTCATGAGCGAGCCCTGGGTGGTGCTGGGCGACGCGGAGCTGGTGCGCGAGATCTTCCGGGGCACGGCCGACGACTTCCACTCGGACGCCGACGGCATCAAGTTCCTGCTGGGCGCGGAGGCGCTGATCTTCATGAACGGCGACGCGCACCGCGCCGAGCGCAAGATGCTGCAGCCGTCCTTCAAGAAGAACCGCGTGGACGAGTACGCCGCAGGCATGTGGCGCAACGCTCACGACGCGGTGGGCGCTCTCGAACCGGGCAGCGAGATCTTGGCGCAGCACTTCTTCGCGGACATCACGCTCGAGACCATCATCGAGTGCGTGTTCGGCGTGACCGACCCGGATCGCGCCGCGCGGCTGCACGAGCTGTTCGGCTTCACCATGCGCACCATGCAGCGCCCGGCGATTGGCGTGCTGTCCATGACCGTGGGCGGGGCCCGTGTGCGGGCCGCGATCAAGGCCGGCACCCAGCTCAGCCGGGCGCGCTACGGCACCCCGCGCAAGGCCGCACGCACGCTACTGGGCCAGCTCTTCGACGCCCGCCGCGAGCTGCTGGACATCCTGCGCATCGAGCTCGAGGCCGCGCGGAAGACGGCGCCGGGCGAGCGCGTGGACGTGCTGGCCGAGCTGGTACACAGCCGCTACGACGACGGCCGTGCGATGAGCGACGAAGCCATCCTGGACGAGCTGAACATGCTGCTGATCGGCGGGCACGACACCAGCGCCACCACCATGAGCTGGGCCATGTACTACCTGGCCCAGCACCCTGAGGTGACGCAGCGCGTTCGGGACGAGCTCGAGGCGGCGTTCGGTGACGGTCCGGTGGACCCCGCGCAGACGCACCGGCTCACGTACCTGCAGGCGGTCATCGACGAGGTCTCGCGCCTCCGACCGGTGGCCAACATCATGTCGCGCCGGCTCACGCGGACACGCACCTGGGTGGCTACGACCTGCCGGCGGGCACCGTGGTGCTGCCGAGCCCCACCATCATGCACTACCGCGAGGACATCTGGCCGGACCCCGAGCGCTTCGACCCTGCACGCTTCATGGGGACGCGGCACTCGCCGTTCCACTTCTTCCCGTTCGGCGGCGGCTCACGGGCCTGCCTTGGCAGGCCGTTCGCGGCCACCCAGATGCGCGTCGTGCTGGCCGAGTTGA
- a CDS encoding patatin-like phospholipase family protein yields MPRSTTASAHRSFMVGAALVVTCLLHLPASHGRAQGASPQTLSVTVSGGASLGAYEGGYLYYLAETLSRNPTRFRLRIVTGASAGSTNSLLLALSSCRPSVARPEDSPFYGTWTRSTFDALFVPAQVGPLGMFSRDVISAIWDEQATAFEAGLPEDCEFVLGVPATRLEAFEIPLRGELGGLARSEERFMVRVTGRGAGRVPSVENYIDRVNAYAPAFLPVDGEGAHEFSALRDLIFASSAFPLAFAPYPVPHCIGDDETQNQTPCTPEAAVSARFVDGGVFDNAPLRLATTIARTGLVRDADVREGLTFRDAPDITERELPRRTLFLHVDPALAAYPFEPPADDDSAGEGALLTALRLTGNVLAGGQERELTGLLEDYPEIRERVRVSHAYLPQTGSLMYGFLALFDEQFLAFDFVLGMLDAQRMVETGLSASARAHAGDESVALVHPEADRASLTWRAYECVRAVLDAVGSPEALCAGDDLTPTRALLQLAIERLYLRCSTLAEGTRTTHAHCQRAIAGEAPPRVPHLPAAARGEDPARGEGEAAVAHAVRRLDELGFHFRGLGLAPDEGGRAMLAIRERLSDIGGRFVDEQPSTRQTFDALLRYTMNTIAYAPPMFIGHVTVGRHIELGASLGSPFGHVRWLRATGALSILGFESAIAAGPTRMAFGLSLGVELEPLRLNRALYQLRFGARAGFALGTRDDAGRSPCMDNENARLCTRAFVDTYVSIAIAELIRLQVSAFFYPGYGDDLRFTWFVGPSLGVQFRSRM; encoded by the coding sequence ATGCCTCGCTCCACCACGGCCTCCGCGCACCGCTCTTTCATGGTGGGCGCAGCGCTCGTGGTGACTTGCTTGCTGCACCTCCCAGCGAGCCACGGGCGCGCTCAGGGAGCGTCACCCCAGACGCTCTCGGTCACCGTGAGCGGCGGCGCGAGCCTCGGGGCCTACGAGGGTGGCTACCTCTACTACCTGGCCGAGACCCTCTCGAGGAACCCCACGCGCTTCCGGCTGCGCATCGTGACGGGCGCCTCGGCGGGCAGCACCAACTCGCTCTTGCTCGCGCTGTCCAGCTGTCGCCCCTCCGTGGCGCGCCCAGAAGACAGCCCGTTCTACGGCACGTGGACCCGCTCCACCTTCGACGCGTTGTTCGTCCCCGCGCAGGTGGGCCCTCTCGGCATGTTCTCGCGCGACGTCATCAGCGCCATTTGGGACGAGCAAGCGACGGCGTTCGAGGCCGGTCTGCCCGAGGACTGCGAGTTCGTGCTGGGTGTCCCGGCGACACGCCTCGAGGCCTTCGAGATCCCGCTGCGTGGCGAGCTGGGTGGACTCGCGCGCAGCGAGGAACGCTTCATGGTGCGCGTGACCGGCCGAGGCGCAGGGCGCGTGCCGTCCGTCGAGAACTACATCGACCGCGTGAACGCCTACGCGCCCGCGTTCTTGCCGGTGGACGGAGAGGGGGCGCACGAATTCAGCGCGCTCCGTGACCTGATCTTTGCGTCGTCGGCGTTCCCGTTGGCCTTCGCGCCCTACCCCGTGCCGCACTGCATTGGTGACGACGAGACCCAGAACCAGACCCCGTGCACGCCCGAGGCGGCAGTGAGCGCGCGCTTCGTGGACGGAGGGGTGTTCGACAACGCCCCGCTCCGCCTGGCCACCACCATCGCTCGCACGGGCTTGGTGCGCGACGCAGACGTGCGCGAGGGCCTGACCTTCCGTGACGCTCCGGACATCACGGAGCGCGAGCTGCCGAGACGCACGCTCTTCCTCCACGTGGACCCCGCGCTCGCCGCCTACCCCTTCGAGCCACCTGCCGACGACGACAGCGCGGGTGAAGGCGCCCTGCTCACAGCCCTGCGGCTCACGGGCAACGTGCTGGCCGGTGGACAAGAGCGCGAGCTGACCGGGCTGCTCGAGGACTACCCCGAGATCCGCGAGCGCGTGCGCGTGTCGCATGCGTATCTGCCGCAGACGGGCAGCCTGATGTACGGCTTCCTGGCGCTCTTCGACGAACAGTTCCTCGCGTTCGACTTCGTGCTGGGCATGCTGGACGCGCAGCGCATGGTGGAGACCGGTCTGTCGGCGTCCGCCCGCGCCCACGCCGGAGACGAGAGCGTGGCGCTGGTGCACCCCGAAGCGGACCGCGCCTCGCTCACGTGGCGCGCGTACGAGTGCGTTCGCGCGGTGCTCGACGCCGTGGGTTCCCCGGAAGCGCTGTGTGCGGGAGACGACCTCACGCCCACGCGTGCCTTGCTGCAGCTGGCCATCGAGCGGCTCTACCTGCGCTGCAGCACGCTCGCCGAGGGCACGCGCACCACCCACGCCCACTGTCAGCGGGCCATCGCGGGTGAGGCGCCGCCACGTGTGCCGCACCTCCCCGCAGCGGCCCGAGGGGAGGACCCTGCACGCGGAGAGGGGGAGGCAGCCGTCGCTCACGCGGTGCGTCGGCTCGATGAGCTGGGCTTCCACTTCCGGGGGCTCGGCCTCGCGCCCGACGAGGGAGGTCGCGCGATGCTGGCGATCCGCGAGCGTCTGTCCGACATCGGCGGGCGCTTCGTGGACGAGCAACCGAGCACGCGCCAGACCTTCGACGCGCTGCTGCGCTACACCATGAACACCATCGCCTACGCGCCGCCCATGTTCATCGGGCACGTCACGGTGGGCCGCCACATCGAGCTGGGCGCGAGCCTGGGCAGCCCGTTCGGGCACGTGCGCTGGCTGCGCGCCACAGGGGCGCTCTCCATCCTGGGCTTCGAGTCGGCGATCGCGGCGGGCCCCACCCGCATGGCGTTCGGCCTGTCGCTCGGCGTGGAGCTCGAGCCGTTGCGCTTGAACCGCGCGCTCTATCAGCTGCGCTTCGGCGCCCGCGCGGGCTTCGCGCTGGGCACGCGCGATGACGCCGGCCGGAGCCCGTGCATGGACAACGAGAACGCCCGCCTGTGCACGCGCGCCTTCGTGGACACCTACGTGTCCATCGCCATCGCCGAGCTGATCCGCTTGCAGGTCTCGGCCTTCTTCTACCCGGGCTACGGCGACGACCTGCGCTTCACGTGGTTCGTGGGGCCGAGCCTCGGCGTGCAGTTCCGCTCACGCATGTAA
- the dbpA gene encoding ATP-dependent RNA helicase DbpA, with protein sequence MTTDFASLSLSRPLLDVVAELGFETLTEIQAKCIPLLLAGRDVIGQSKTGSGKTAAFGLPMLEKLELSDRSLRALVLCPTRELCDQVARVLRTLGRRHAGLQVLVVAGGKPLAPQRDALARGVHVVVATPGRLIDLLDRGAVSLGNVGMVVLDEADRMLEMGFREDMVKILSKTPAGRQTALFSATFPAGVEAISRAYQRDPVRITVEDGEAAPDIEQLAYDIGRTEREEALVAVLGLHPHASALVFCNLKATVDALTTRLASAGVSVAKLHGDLEQKDRDRVMAKLRNQSTRVLIATDVAARGIDVQALDLVVNYDLPTQAEVYVHRIGRTGRAGQRGLAVTLTTSGERRKLVELEQLTGFKLTRRTLPAAPAAAAAPVARDAAMVTLYVSGGRKEKVRPGDILGALTGEAGGFSSDDIGKIEIHEHFTYVAVAKAIANEAVRSLSNGKIKGRRFKVGFVE encoded by the coding sequence ATGACCACGGACTTCGCGTCGCTCTCCCTCTCTCGCCCGCTGCTCGACGTCGTCGCGGAGCTCGGCTTCGAGACGCTCACGGAGATCCAGGCGAAGTGCATCCCGCTCCTGCTCGCAGGGCGCGACGTGATCGGGCAGTCGAAGACCGGCAGCGGCAAGACCGCCGCGTTCGGGCTGCCCATGCTGGAGAAGCTGGAGCTCAGTGACCGCTCGCTGCGCGCGCTGGTGCTGTGCCCCACGCGTGAGCTGTGCGACCAGGTGGCGCGGGTGCTGCGCACGCTCGGCCGGCGGCACGCTGGGCTGCAGGTGCTGGTGGTGGCCGGTGGCAAGCCGCTGGCTCCGCAGCGAGACGCGCTCGCGCGCGGCGTGCACGTGGTGGTGGCCACGCCAGGGCGGCTCATCGACCTCCTCGACCGCGGGGCCGTGTCGCTCGGGAACGTGGGCATGGTGGTGCTGGACGAGGCCGACCGCATGCTGGAGATGGGCTTCCGCGAGGACATGGTGAAGATCCTGAGCAAGACGCCGGCCGGGCGGCAGACGGCGCTCTTCTCGGCCACCTTCCCCGCCGGCGTCGAAGCCATCAGCCGCGCCTATCAACGTGACCCCGTGCGCATCACGGTGGAGGACGGCGAAGCCGCTCCCGACATCGAGCAGCTGGCCTACGACATCGGCCGCACGGAGCGTGAAGAAGCGCTCGTGGCCGTGCTGGGCCTGCACCCGCACGCATCGGCGCTGGTGTTCTGCAACCTCAAGGCCACGGTGGACGCGCTGACCACGCGGCTCGCGAGCGCGGGCGTGAGCGTCGCCAAGCTGCACGGCGACCTCGAACAGAAGGACCGCGACCGCGTCATGGCCAAGCTGCGCAACCAGAGCACGCGCGTGCTCATCGCCACCGACGTGGCCGCGCGCGGCATCGACGTGCAGGCGCTGGACCTGGTGGTGAACTACGACCTCCCCACCCAGGCCGAGGTCTACGTGCACCGCATCGGGCGCACCGGCCGCGCCGGGCAGCGAGGCCTGGCCGTGACGCTCACCACGTCGGGCGAGCGCCGCAAGCTGGTGGAGCTGGAGCAGCTCACGGGCTTCAAGCTCACGCGGCGCACCCTGCCCGCCGCGCCGGCAGCCGCAGCGGCCCCGGTCGCACGCGACGCCGCCATGGTGACCCTGTACGTCTCGGGCGGCCGCAAGGAAAAGGTGCGCCCCGGCGACATCCTCGGCGCCCTCACCGGCGAGGCCGGCGGCTTCAGCAGCGATGACATCGGCAAGATCGAGATCCACGAGCACTTCACGTATGTCGCGGTGGCCAAGGCGATTGCGAACGAAGCGGTGAGGAGCCTGTCGAACGGGAAGATCAAGGGCCGACGGTTCAAGGTCGGCTTCGTGGAGTGA